One genomic region from Haloterrigena gelatinilytica encodes:
- a CDS encoding glycosyltransferase family 4 protein, with protein sequence MKIAYISASNPIGSIGGAANTAGKWIDELRERGVEIDVICRGESDASRVVDGIEVTELAGFRPRDEIATRLADGEYDVALVQDLWADIALEAAAEHGVPTVLSLTTTHATEGVVAELSPTRFVANSRYTQQWITSVWGRDSTLVYPHIDFDFYTAPEGPSDRISMINPIDMKGGHTFRAVAERFPDRDFLAKGGWYGFRNDDFSWDVEALHLQGSTFHDAPSDVPEAEILERGPTDAEFDDLENVAFTSEPGILEVYAKTGVLLVPSVWAETFGRVVLEAMWNRIPVVASHRGGLPEACGGAGLLVDEYTDSDAWAEAIEKLDDPDVYEGFAERGRERAEAYRDRLPEQIDALETVLAEAAAEG encoded by the coding sequence ATGAAGATAGCATACATCAGCGCGTCGAACCCGATTGGTTCGATCGGCGGCGCGGCGAACACGGCCGGCAAGTGGATCGACGAACTCCGCGAGCGAGGCGTCGAAATCGACGTCATCTGCCGCGGCGAATCGGACGCCTCGCGCGTCGTGGACGGAATCGAGGTCACGGAACTGGCCGGCTTCCGGCCGCGCGACGAAATCGCAACACGGCTAGCGGACGGGGAGTACGACGTCGCGCTCGTGCAAGACCTCTGGGCCGATATCGCGCTCGAGGCGGCCGCGGAGCACGGTGTCCCGACCGTTCTCTCGCTGACGACGACCCACGCGACGGAGGGAGTCGTCGCCGAGCTCTCGCCGACGCGGTTCGTCGCGAACTCGCGGTACACCCAGCAGTGGATCACGAGCGTCTGGGGGCGCGACTCGACGCTCGTCTACCCGCACATCGACTTCGACTTCTACACCGCGCCCGAGGGGCCGTCGGATCGGATCTCGATGATCAACCCGATCGACATGAAGGGCGGACACACCTTCCGAGCGGTCGCCGAGCGGTTCCCCGACCGGGACTTCCTGGCGAAGGGCGGCTGGTACGGTTTCCGAAACGACGACTTCAGCTGGGACGTCGAGGCGCTGCACCTCCAGGGCAGCACGTTCCACGACGCCCCGTCCGACGTTCCTGAGGCGGAGATCCTGGAGCGCGGCCCGACCGACGCGGAGTTCGACGACCTCGAGAACGTCGCGTTCACGAGCGAGCCGGGAATTCTGGAGGTCTACGCGAAGACGGGCGTGTTGCTGGTGCCGTCCGTCTGGGCGGAGACGTTCGGCCGCGTCGTCCTCGAGGCGATGTGGAATCGGATTCCGGTCGTCGCGAGCCACCGCGGCGGGCTGCCGGAGGCCTGCGGCGGCGCGGGCCTGCTCGTCGACGAGTACACCGATTCGGACGCCTGGGCCGAAGCGATCGAGAAACTCGACGACCCGGACGTCTACGAGGGGTTCGCGGAGCGAGGGCGCGAGCGCGCCGAGGCGTACAGAGACCGGCTCCCCGAACAGATCGACGCGCTGGAAACCGTGCTGGCGGAGGCGGCGGCCGAGGGATAG
- a CDS encoding urease accessory protein UreF has protein sequence MTTERDAEPDPPEPNADSDRTPASGRVSDSSADASAFLSALRLSDSFLPVGGYTASYGLEQYINEDRIGDGDDLRELIAAYLRRVVGPCETVALANAHAASAAGDLEALLAVDERLHAVTMPREFRESSTKAGAKLCELLAETDTKNGAEGSDETESDGSDLESAFVDAVAADETPGHYPVAFGVVAQARGLSRREACLAHAHSFVTGLLGAAQRLGRFGHTDIQSVLAALEPAITAVCERHVDDEPEAMVSFAPLAEIMGMRHERAGRRLFMS, from the coding sequence ATGACCACTGAACGGGACGCGGAACCGGACCCTCCGGAGCCGAACGCGGACTCGGACCGGACACCGGCTTCAGGCCGGGTCTCGGACTCGAGTGCAGACGCGAGCGCGTTCCTCTCGGCGCTTCGGCTCTCGGACTCGTTCCTACCGGTCGGCGGGTACACGGCCTCCTACGGCCTCGAGCAGTACATCAACGAGGACCGGATCGGAGACGGCGACGATCTGCGGGAGCTGATCGCGGCCTACCTCCGGCGCGTGGTCGGTCCCTGCGAGACCGTGGCGCTGGCCAACGCCCACGCGGCGAGCGCGGCGGGGGACCTCGAGGCGCTGCTGGCGGTCGACGAGCGCCTTCACGCGGTAACCATGCCTCGCGAGTTCCGCGAGAGTTCGACGAAAGCCGGGGCGAAGCTCTGTGAGCTACTGGCCGAGACCGACACTAAGAACGGCGCCGAGGGTTCTGACGAAACCGAGTCCGACGGCTCCGACCTCGAGTCGGCCTTCGTCGATGCCGTCGCGGCCGACGAGACGCCGGGCCACTACCCGGTCGCCTTCGGCGTCGTCGCGCAGGCGCGCGGGCTCTCGCGACGCGAGGCCTGCCTGGCCCACGCCCACTCGTTCGTGACGGGGTTGCTGGGCGCGGCCCAACGGCTCGGCCGGTTCGGCCACACGGATATCCAGTCGGTGCTCGCGGCCCTCGAGCCCGCGATCACCGCGGTCTGCGAGCGCCACGTCGACGACGAGCCGGAAGCGATGGTTTCGTTCGCACCGCTGGCCGAGATCATGGGGATGCGCCACGAGCGCGCGGGGCGGCGACTGTTCATGAGTTGA
- a CDS encoding ABC transporter permease subunit — MSVDSSDGPLAGLRRPFEGPNTMGNTPAFWLGFAVAVTVLAALPVLFGYYAAEIGAVFLAYALLGVSLAFIWGYCGILSFGQVAFFGIGGYAFGVVAINVPTLTGATLGLLAAVAVSTLAAAALGYFMFYGGVRDVYVTILTLVVALVLYTFTGQTAGGEWAIGDARLGGFNGMSGVPDLAIGIGSAGLEIGIVAHYYVTLGALAATYLGLRALVNSRFGYAMVATREDESRTEMFGYDTTFIKFAAFTIGGAIAGLSGVLFATQNNYIDPSVFGITAAALPVVWASVGGRTSLLGTVGAALAIQFVDYQLALSGSEWALVIIGSLLVFVVLVMPEGVAPRLRDLVVDYRSSDPTPADAPAGAEEVSD; from the coding sequence ATGAGCGTCGACTCGAGCGACGGGCCGCTGGCCGGCCTCCGTCGGCCGTTCGAAGGGCCGAACACGATGGGGAACACGCCGGCGTTCTGGCTCGGCTTCGCCGTCGCCGTGACCGTCCTCGCGGCGCTGCCGGTCCTCTTCGGTTACTACGCCGCCGAGATCGGCGCCGTGTTCCTCGCGTACGCCCTGCTGGGCGTCAGCCTCGCCTTTATCTGGGGCTACTGCGGCATCCTGAGCTTCGGCCAGGTGGCGTTCTTCGGTATCGGCGGCTACGCGTTCGGCGTCGTCGCGATCAACGTGCCGACGCTGACCGGGGCGACGCTGGGGCTGCTGGCCGCGGTCGCCGTCTCGACGCTCGCGGCCGCCGCGCTGGGCTACTTCATGTTCTACGGCGGCGTCCGGGACGTCTACGTGACGATCCTGACGCTCGTCGTCGCGCTGGTCCTCTACACGTTCACGGGCCAGACCGCCGGCGGCGAGTGGGCGATCGGCGACGCCCGCCTCGGCGGGTTCAACGGCATGAGCGGCGTCCCCGACCTCGCCATCGGAATCGGCTCGGCCGGTCTCGAGATCGGGATCGTCGCCCACTACTACGTGACCTTGGGCGCGCTCGCGGCGACCTACCTCGGGCTGCGCGCGCTGGTCAACAGCCGGTTCGGGTACGCGATGGTCGCGACCCGCGAGGACGAGAGCCGGACCGAGATGTTCGGCTACGACACGACGTTCATCAAGTTCGCCGCGTTCACGATCGGCGGCGCGATCGCCGGCCTCAGCGGCGTCCTGTTCGCGACGCAGAACAACTACATCGACCCGAGCGTGTTCGGGATCACCGCCGCCGCCCTGCCGGTCGTCTGGGCCAGCGTCGGCGGCCGGACCTCGCTTCTGGGCACCGTCGGCGCCGCGCTCGCGATCCAGTTCGTCGACTACCAGCTCGCGCTCTCGGGCAGCGAGTGGGCGCTGGTGATCATCGGCTCGCTGCTGGTGTTCGTCGTCCTCGTGATGCCCGAAGGGGTCGCGCCGCGGCTCCGGGATCTCGTCGTCGACTACCGCTCGTCCGACCCGACGCCGGCGGACGCGCCGGCCGGCGCCGAGGAGGTGAGCGACTGA
- a CDS encoding MarR family winged helix-turn-helix transcriptional regulator codes for MSTDVGAADGAAGRELLHFVTQETRFAIVANILQHPEGLPSMYELEELNPSVSDATVYKHVQKLIDAGIVEEVALPDDERRQGYPWKFYGLTDEGRAFLERHNLLQAEATLERIYGTISDKSEKMVEYENAPRPDRN; via the coding sequence ATGAGTACCGACGTGGGCGCGGCCGACGGGGCAGCGGGGCGCGAACTCCTCCACTTCGTCACCCAGGAGACCCGGTTCGCGATCGTCGCCAACATCCTCCAACACCCCGAGGGGCTGCCCTCGATGTACGAACTCGAGGAGCTAAATCCCAGCGTCAGCGACGCGACCGTCTACAAACACGTCCAGAAGCTGATCGACGCCGGGATCGTCGAGGAGGTCGCGCTGCCCGACGACGAGCGCCGGCAGGGCTACCCCTGGAAGTTCTACGGCCTGACCGACGAGGGCCGGGCGTTCCTCGAGCGACACAACCTGCTGCAGGCCGAGGCGACGCTCGAGCGGATCTACGGAACGATTTCCGATAAATCCGAGAAGATGGTCGAATACGAGAACGCGCCGCGGCCCGACCGAAACTGA
- the ureC gene encoding urease subunit alpha has translation MSRDLPREEYAELFGATEGDRLRLGDTNLFAEIETDYGVPGEEAVFGGGKTMRDGMGMRSGATQAEGTLDWAFTNVVIIDPVLGICKGDIGVRDGTIVGVGKAGNPDTMDGVDMVIGPSTDTVPADGLIATPGALDIHVHFNSPQLIDHALGSGVTTMLGGGFGGGATTCTPGPRNIQRFLQAAEDWPVNVGFYAKGNSSRPEALIEQIEAGACGMKLHEDWGSTPAAIDTCLEVADEEDVQVCIHTDTLNESGFVEHTFDAIDGRAIHTFHIEGAGGGHAPDVLELIGHEHMLPSSTNPSMPYTENTFDEHLDMVMVCHHLNPDVPEDVAFAESRIRAETIGAEDVLHDTGAISMMTTDSQAMGRMAELISRTWQTAHKMKAQRGPLSADEGTDADNARIERYVAKYTINPAITAGIDDYVGSLEPGKLADIALWDPAFFGVKPKAVIKGGFPVWSQMGEANGSLMTCEPVIGRERAGAQGRAKHGLSVTFVSEAASENEVGDAYDLRTPIRPVSGTREVRKSDMVHNDHCPDDIAIDAQTFEVEVDGEHVACDPAAEVPLAQRYLL, from the coding sequence ATGAGCCGCGACCTCCCCCGCGAGGAGTACGCGGAACTGTTCGGTGCGACCGAGGGCGATCGCCTCCGACTCGGCGACACGAACCTCTTCGCGGAGATCGAGACCGACTACGGCGTTCCCGGCGAAGAGGCCGTCTTCGGCGGCGGGAAGACGATGCGCGACGGGATGGGGATGCGGTCGGGAGCGACTCAGGCCGAGGGGACCCTCGACTGGGCCTTCACGAACGTCGTGATCATCGATCCCGTGCTGGGGATCTGCAAGGGCGACATCGGCGTCCGCGACGGGACGATCGTCGGCGTCGGGAAGGCCGGCAACCCCGACACGATGGACGGCGTCGACATGGTGATCGGGCCGAGCACCGACACCGTCCCCGCCGACGGGCTGATCGCGACCCCCGGCGCGCTGGACATCCACGTTCACTTCAACAGCCCGCAACTGATCGACCACGCGCTCGGCTCCGGCGTCACGACGATGCTCGGCGGCGGCTTCGGGGGTGGCGCGACGACCTGTACCCCCGGTCCCCGCAACATCCAGCGATTCCTCCAAGCCGCCGAGGACTGGCCGGTCAACGTCGGCTTCTACGCGAAGGGCAACAGCAGCCGGCCCGAGGCGCTGATCGAACAGATCGAGGCCGGCGCCTGCGGCATGAAGCTCCACGAGGACTGGGGGTCGACGCCCGCCGCGATCGACACTTGCCTCGAGGTGGCCGACGAGGAGGACGTCCAGGTCTGCATCCACACGGACACGCTGAACGAGTCGGGGTTCGTCGAGCACACCTTCGACGCCATCGACGGGCGGGCGATTCACACCTTCCACATCGAGGGCGCCGGCGGCGGCCACGCGCCGGACGTGCTCGAGTTGATCGGCCACGAGCACATGCTCCCCTCGTCGACGAACCCCTCGATGCCCTACACCGAGAACACGTTCGACGAGCACCTGGACATGGTGATGGTCTGTCACCACCTCAACCCGGACGTCCCTGAGGACGTCGCGTTCGCCGAGTCGCGGATCCGCGCGGAGACGATCGGCGCCGAAGACGTGCTTCACGACACGGGCGCCATCTCGATGATGACCACCGACTCGCAGGCGATGGGCCGGATGGCCGAACTGATCAGCCGGACGTGGCAGACCGCCCACAAGATGAAGGCCCAGCGCGGCCCGCTCTCCGCCGACGAGGGGACCGACGCCGACAACGCCCGCATCGAACGCTACGTCGCCAAGTACACGATCAACCCGGCGATCACGGCGGGGATCGACGACTACGTCGGCTCGCTCGAGCCCGGCAAGCTGGCGGACATCGCGCTGTGGGATCCGGCCTTCTTCGGCGTCAAGCCGAAGGCCGTGATCAAGGGCGGCTTCCCGGTCTGGTCTCAGATGGGCGAGGCCAACGGCTCGCTGATGACCTGCGAACCGGTGATCGGCCGCGAACGCGCCGGCGCCCAGGGCCGGGCGAAACACGGTCTCTCGGTGACGTTCGTCAGCGAGGCCGCCTCCGAGAACGAGGTCGGCGACGCCTACGATCTGCGGACGCCGATCCGTCCGGTCAGCGGCACCCGAGAGGTCCGAAAATCGGACATGGTCCACAACGACCACTGTCCGGACGACATCGCGATCGACGCCCAGACGTTCGAGGTCGAGGTCGATGGCGAACACGTCGCCTGCGACCCGGCCGCGGAAGTGCCGCTCGCGCAGCGATACCTGCTCTGA
- the urtB gene encoding urea ABC transporter, permease protein UrtB, translating to MATPELLNLGFEFVEIFAFIVLATVGLAVIFGMMGIINLAHGEFILVGAYTTSFAVAAGLPLAAAMAVGVLATAAFGLVLERLIIRRLYGRLLDSMVVTWGISLVMIQLTRIAFGNTAPGVGIPFGQLPVVDGPVYYLVLAVVAVGVLGGLYALFMWTDFGVRARATMQDEATARSMGVDTDRMYTATFAIGSGLAGLAGALYAPVMTVTPEYGTSFLVEAFVAVVVGGSSVLLGTILASGFLGTVNAAFTNLAGTFMGQVAMLVAAIVAIRLMPDGITGLLSDLREKWGESE from the coding sequence GTGGCGACACCGGAACTCCTGAACCTCGGCTTCGAGTTCGTCGAGATCTTCGCCTTCATCGTCCTCGCGACGGTGGGACTGGCGGTGATCTTCGGCATGATGGGTATCATCAACCTCGCCCACGGCGAGTTCATCCTCGTCGGCGCCTACACGACCTCCTTCGCCGTCGCCGCCGGGCTGCCGCTCGCGGCCGCGATGGCCGTCGGCGTCCTCGCGACGGCCGCCTTCGGGCTCGTCCTCGAGCGGCTGATCATCCGCCGACTCTACGGACGGCTGCTCGACTCGATGGTCGTCACGTGGGGGATCAGCCTCGTGATGATCCAGCTCACCCGGATCGCCTTCGGTAACACCGCGCCCGGCGTGGGGATCCCGTTCGGCCAACTCCCGGTCGTCGACGGGCCGGTCTACTACCTCGTGCTCGCCGTCGTCGCGGTCGGCGTGCTCGGCGGGCTGTACGCGCTATTCATGTGGACCGACTTCGGCGTCCGAGCACGCGCGACGATGCAAGACGAGGCGACCGCCCGCAGCATGGGCGTCGACACCGACCGGATGTACACGGCGACGTTCGCCATCGGCTCCGGACTCGCCGGACTGGCCGGCGCGCTGTACGCGCCCGTGATGACCGTCACGCCCGAGTACGGGACCAGCTTCCTCGTCGAGGCGTTCGTCGCCGTCGTCGTCGGCGGCTCCTCGGTCCTCCTCGGGACGATCCTGGCCAGCGGCTTCCTCGGTACGGTCAACGCCGCGTTCACGAACCTCGCCGGGACGTTCATGGGACAGGTCGCGATGCTGGTCGCCGCCATCGTCGCCATCCGCCTGATGCCAGACGGGATCACCGGGCTGCTGTCCGATCTCCGCGAGAAGTGGGGTGAGAGCGAATGA
- a CDS encoding urea ABC transporter substrate-binding protein — protein sequence MTGPRCSRRDVLAGGSASALAGLAGCVADGGLVGLGDGSSGPTVAILEDRSGTFALTGTAKYRTTKLAIEEINRDGGILGEEIDVFSPDPQSDNMRYQDLTRYAIYRENVDVMWAGYSSATREAIRPIVNEHEQLYFYTTQYEGGVCDKTVFPLGATARQQLGAVVPYMIEEYGDEIYTIAADYNFGQLSGDWVKIIAEEHGAEVVGEEYIPLDESQFGSTINDIRSADPDFVMSMLVGQDHSSFYEQRLASGLTDVPIGTSTNMAQEREHLRIDPPALEDVYAGVSYMEELPTERNEAFVERYDDRWDDAEYINQEAQNNYFSVYLYKEAVERAGTFDQAAVIEELESGIEVEAPEGDVALDPATHHVEHNMRVAHADENHEITFDDERTIEPSFLHDVGCDLTSDAEQTQYEPADYYEVI from the coding sequence GTGACCGGGCCTCGGTGCTCCCGACGCGACGTTCTCGCCGGGGGCTCCGCGAGCGCCCTCGCCGGACTCGCCGGCTGCGTCGCGGACGGCGGCCTCGTCGGTCTCGGCGACGGCTCGAGCGGCCCGACGGTCGCCATTCTCGAGGACCGCTCCGGGACGTTCGCGCTGACGGGGACGGCCAAGTACCGGACGACGAAGCTGGCTATCGAGGAGATCAACCGCGACGGCGGAATCTTGGGCGAGGAGATCGACGTCTTCTCCCCGGACCCGCAGTCGGACAACATGCGCTACCAGGACCTCACTCGGTACGCGATCTATCGGGAGAACGTCGACGTCATGTGGGCCGGCTACTCGAGCGCGACCCGGGAGGCGATCCGGCCGATCGTCAACGAACACGAGCAGCTGTACTTCTACACGACCCAGTACGAGGGCGGCGTCTGCGATAAGACGGTGTTCCCGCTGGGCGCGACGGCCCGCCAGCAACTCGGCGCCGTCGTTCCCTACATGATCGAGGAGTACGGCGACGAGATCTACACGATCGCCGCGGACTACAACTTCGGGCAGCTGTCGGGCGACTGGGTGAAGATCATCGCCGAGGAACACGGCGCCGAGGTCGTCGGCGAGGAGTACATCCCGTTGGACGAGTCCCAGTTCGGCTCGACGATCAACGACATTCGGTCGGCCGATCCCGACTTCGTGATGTCGATGCTCGTCGGTCAGGACCACTCCTCGTTCTACGAACAGCGGCTGGCCAGCGGGCTCACCGACGTCCCGATCGGGACGTCGACGAACATGGCACAGGAGCGCGAACACCTCCGGATCGATCCGCCCGCGCTGGAGGACGTCTACGCCGGCGTCAGCTACATGGAGGAGTTACCGACCGAGCGCAACGAGGCGTTCGTCGAGCGCTACGACGACCGCTGGGACGACGCCGAGTACATCAACCAGGAGGCCCAGAACAACTACTTCTCCGTCTACCTCTACAAGGAGGCGGTCGAACGCGCGGGCACGTTCGATCAGGCGGCGGTGATCGAAGAACTCGAGAGCGGAATCGAAGTCGAAGCGCCGGAGGGCGACGTCGCGCTCGATCCGGCGACCCACCACGTCGAACACAACATGCGAGTCGCACACGCCGACGAGAACCACGAGATCACCTTCGACGACGAGCGGACGATCGAACCGTCGTTCCTGCACGACGTCGGCTGTGATCTCACGAGCGACGCCGAACAGACGCAGTACGAACCGGCGGACTACTACGAGGTGATCTGA
- the ureG gene encoding urease accessory protein UreG codes for MGYRDVAKVGLGGPVGSGKTALVKRLVPELVERDYEVGVIANDIMTQEDADVFRETFADLLPADLVEGVETGACPHTGIREDPSMNLAAVDEFTERHPELDVVLIESGGDNLAATFNPELADYFLFVISVAEGEDIPRKRGPGVTQADLLVVNKTDLAPHVDADLDVIEADASEVRGDDPFVFTDCKAGEGIGDVLEHVEREVLFA; via the coding sequence ATGGGGTACCGAGACGTCGCGAAGGTCGGCCTCGGCGGTCCCGTCGGCTCCGGGAAGACGGCCCTGGTCAAGCGACTCGTGCCGGAACTCGTCGAGCGCGACTACGAGGTCGGCGTCATCGCCAACGACATCATGACCCAGGAGGACGCCGACGTCTTCCGGGAGACGTTCGCCGACCTGCTGCCCGCGGATCTCGTCGAAGGGGTCGAAACCGGTGCCTGTCCGCACACCGGCATCCGCGAGGACCCCTCGATGAACCTCGCGGCCGTCGACGAGTTCACCGAGCGCCACCCCGAATTGGACGTCGTCCTGATCGAGAGCGGCGGCGACAACCTCGCCGCGACCTTCAACCCCGAGCTAGCCGACTACTTCCTGTTCGTCATCTCGGTCGCGGAGGGCGAGGACATCCCGCGCAAGCGCGGGCCCGGCGTCACGCAGGCCGACCTGCTGGTGGTGAACAAGACGGACCTCGCGCCCCACGTCGACGCCGATCTGGACGTGATCGAAGCGGACGCCAGCGAGGTGCGCGGCGACGATCCGTTCGTCTTCACCGACTGCAAGGCCGGCGAAGGGATCGGCGACGTGCTCGAGCACGTCGAGCGGGAGGTGCTGTTCGCGTGA
- a CDS encoding urease subunit beta yields MSEFVPGELRPAAEPVRLNEGRETATVTVENTGDRPVQVGSHFHFFEVNPGLAFDREIAYGMRLDIPAGTAVRFEPGCEREVDLVAIGGDRTVYGMGGLVEGDLDDDAVKTRAMERARERGYLTEGDE; encoded by the coding sequence ATGAGCGAGTTCGTTCCGGGCGAGCTGCGCCCGGCCGCGGAGCCGGTTCGGCTCAACGAGGGCCGCGAGACGGCGACGGTGACCGTCGAGAACACCGGCGATCGACCCGTTCAGGTCGGCTCGCACTTTCACTTCTTCGAGGTCAACCCCGGGCTCGCGTTCGATCGTGAAATCGCCTACGGGATGCGACTCGACATTCCGGCGGGAACCGCGGTCCGGTTCGAACCCGGCTGCGAGCGCGAGGTCGATCTCGTCGCGATCGGCGGCGACCGCACCGTCTACGGCATGGGCGGCCTCGTCGAGGGCGACCTCGACGACGACGCCGTGAAAACGCGCGCGATGGAGCGCGCTCGAGAGCGGGGATACCTGACGGAGGGCGACGAATGA
- a CDS encoding urease accessory protein UreD, with protein MSAGRSSSADEGTALPPAFEGYADESLAQAPAGGPGKNGLLEATFARRGDGPTRMVRDRVKVPYHLTGTLETDPAPGLTTLVAQEPTGGVAQGDRHRLRIETREGARAHATTQSATKVHGMDANYAHLDASLRAESGSYLEYVPGPTIVNEDARCLQTIDVDLADDACVVVADVLVPDGLTDHEPFGFDHYHARVEAEHDGRLVCADAVDLRPSEREPRDPASVGEYGVVGSLYVFAPASSAEISGAAAAAPETDAEPATLESLVEGIHERLSDRDDVEAGVSTLPHEAGAIVRILGDREADVTETLRAAWDETRRRLLGVGAPADRRY; from the coding sequence GTGAGCGCGGGGCGCTCTTCGTCGGCGGACGAGGGGACGGCCCTGCCGCCGGCCTTCGAGGGCTACGCCGACGAGTCGCTCGCGCAGGCGCCGGCCGGCGGCCCGGGGAAGAACGGGCTGCTCGAGGCGACGTTCGCCCGACGGGGCGACGGCCCGACGCGGATGGTCCGCGATCGCGTGAAGGTTCCCTACCACCTGACGGGCACCCTCGAGACCGATCCGGCGCCGGGACTGACGACCCTCGTCGCGCAGGAGCCCACCGGCGGCGTGGCGCAGGGCGACCGGCACCGTCTGCGGATCGAGACTCGCGAGGGGGCTCGCGCGCACGCGACGACCCAGAGCGCGACGAAGGTCCACGGCATGGACGCCAACTACGCCCACCTCGACGCCTCGCTCCGAGCGGAGTCGGGGAGTTACCTCGAGTACGTGCCGGGTCCGACGATCGTCAACGAGGACGCGCGCTGTCTCCAGACGATCGACGTCGACCTCGCCGACGACGCCTGCGTCGTCGTCGCGGACGTGCTGGTCCCGGACGGGTTGACCGACCACGAGCCGTTCGGGTTCGACCACTACCACGCGCGCGTCGAGGCCGAGCACGACGGCCGACTGGTCTGTGCCGACGCCGTCGACCTCCGGCCGAGCGAGCGCGAGCCGCGCGATCCGGCCAGCGTCGGCGAGTACGGCGTCGTCGGCTCGCTGTACGTCTTCGCGCCCGCCTCGAGCGCCGAGATATCGGGGGCGGCGGCTGCCGCTCCGGAGACCGACGCGGAACCGGCCACCCTCGAGTCCCTGGTCGAGGGGATCCACGAGCGGCTCTCGGACCGCGACGACGTCGAAGCGGGCGTCTCCACGCTTCCGCACGAGGCCGGCGCGATCGTTCGCATCCTCGGCGACCGCGAGGCCGACGTGACCGAGACGCTGCGGGCCGCGTGGGACGAAACCAGACGGCGGCTACTAGGGGTCGGCGCACCAGCCGACCGGCGATACTGA
- the ureE gene encoding urease accessory protein UreE, with protein sequence MERIDGIVGNVHADDELAALRAEHEERGTLERVVIDADNRRRSRFRATTDAGTDVGVIVDTAAVSAGDVLLVEADRMIVVAFEPRDALAVSLPDATDEALAAAVELGHRIGNQHWDLAVEDGVVYVPLEADRHIVERVVADVVPGSEVRETTVEADLFVTDIDDAGARGVDHDHGHEGDHDHGHTHEHGGHAHGHDGQGHDHAEHGHGHDHSHEHDHDH encoded by the coding sequence ATGGAGCGAATCGATGGCATCGTCGGCAACGTCCACGCCGACGACGAACTGGCCGCGTTACGGGCGGAACACGAGGAACGCGGGACCCTCGAGCGCGTCGTCATCGACGCGGACAACCGCCGGCGTTCGCGGTTCCGCGCGACGACCGACGCCGGAACGGACGTCGGCGTTATCGTCGACACGGCCGCGGTCTCGGCCGGCGACGTGCTGCTGGTCGAGGCCGACCGGATGATCGTCGTCGCCTTCGAACCGCGGGACGCGCTGGCCGTCTCGCTGCCCGATGCGACCGACGAGGCGCTCGCGGCCGCGGTCGAACTCGGCCATCGCATCGGCAACCAGCACTGGGATCTGGCGGTCGAGGACGGAGTCGTCTACGTCCCGCTCGAGGCCGACCGCCACATCGTCGAGCGCGTCGTCGCCGACGTCGTCCCGGGCTCGGAGGTTCGGGAGACGACCGTCGAGGCGGACCTGTTCGTGACGGATATCGACGACGCCGGCGCTCGCGGCGTCGATCACGACCACGGCCACGAGGGGGATCACGACCACGGCCACACCCACGAACACGGCGGACACGCGCACGGGCACGACGGACAGGGCCACGACCACGCCGAACACGGCCACGGTCACGACCACTCTCACGAACACGACCATGACCACTGA
- a CDS encoding urease subunit gamma: protein MGMNLSPKEMERLTVFMAAELARRRKDRGVKLNHPETVAYISDWACEAAREGKSVSQIRSEATQLLTREDVMDGVPEMVDMIQIEPVFPDGTKLVTIHDPIRADGPEQLETVDPGPGEDLEGEVE, encoded by the coding sequence ATGGGAATGAACCTCTCGCCGAAGGAGATGGAGCGCCTGACCGTCTTCATGGCCGCGGAACTCGCCCGGCGACGCAAGGACCGCGGCGTGAAGCTCAACCACCCCGAGACGGTCGCCTACATCTCCGACTGGGCCTGCGAGGCCGCCCGCGAGGGCAAGTCCGTCTCGCAGATCCGCTCGGAGGCGACCCAGCTACTCACCCGCGAGGACGTGATGGACGGCGTCCCCGAGATGGTCGACATGATCCAGATCGAACCCGTCTTCCCCGACGGGACCAAGCTCGTGACGATCCACGACCCGATCCGGGCCGACGGCCCCGAGCAACTCGAGACGGTCGATCCGGGGCCCGGAGAGGACCTCGAGGGGGAGGTGGAGTAA